From the genome of Terriglobales bacterium, one region includes:
- a CDS encoding glycosyltransferase family 2 protein, with protein MSQLLFENSTVSDDLLFDLSQFERPTPDLELTILLPCLNESETLETCIRKAQTFIFDNHIRGEVVVSDNGSEDGSQEIARNFGARVVDVPVRGYGAALIYGTLAARGTYIVMGDSDDSYDFSNLLPFILKLRAGFDLVMGNRLLGGIKPGAMPWKNRWIGTPALSGIGRLFFRCPVGDFNCGLRAFSADAFRRMGLRTTGMEFASEMIVKATLMGMKITEVPTTLSPDGRSRPPHLRPWRDGWRHLRFMLLYSPRWLFLYPGLFLMLAGLSVGAWLTPHARMLGTITLDIHTLFFSAIGALVGFQAILFAIFGKTFAITQGLLPPDRKMNQVHRLFHLESWIVIGTLLVLLGLSGGIYGVMFWERHGFGPLLPTHVMRVAIPSGFSLALGSQIVLSAFFLSLLRMGRR; from the coding sequence ACTCCGGATCTGGAGTTAACCATCCTGTTGCCATGTCTTAATGAAAGCGAAACCTTGGAGACATGTATACGAAAGGCCCAGACGTTTATATTCGACAATCACATCCGAGGTGAGGTCGTAGTCAGCGATAACGGGTCCGAAGATGGATCACAAGAGATAGCCCGCAACTTCGGGGCTAGAGTAGTCGATGTACCAGTGAGGGGCTACGGTGCTGCTCTTATTTATGGCACCCTTGCGGCACGGGGAACCTATATTGTCATGGGAGACTCCGACGACAGCTACGACTTCTCCAACCTTCTGCCTTTCATCTTGAAGCTGCGCGCAGGCTTCGACCTGGTTATGGGCAATCGTTTGTTGGGTGGGATCAAACCCGGGGCGATGCCGTGGAAGAATCGCTGGATTGGTACGCCAGCACTTTCAGGTATCGGCCGGTTATTCTTCCGTTGTCCAGTCGGAGATTTTAATTGTGGCTTGCGAGCTTTCTCCGCGGATGCATTCAGGCGAATGGGCCTGAGAACAACAGGTATGGAATTTGCTTCCGAGATGATCGTCAAGGCCACGCTGATGGGAATGAAAATCACGGAAGTACCGACCACGCTGAGTCCGGATGGCCGCAGTCGTCCGCCTCACCTTCGACCGTGGCGCGACGGATGGCGGCATTTGCGCTTCATGCTTCTTTACAGCCCACGATGGCTCTTTCTGTATCCCGGGCTGTTTTTGATGCTGGCTGGCCTGTCGGTCGGGGCATGGCTGACGCCTCACGCCCGGATGCTGGGAACGATCACCCTGGACATCCATACGCTCTTTTTCTCTGCAATCGGTGCTCTGGTCGGCTTCCAGGCTATCCTCTTCGCAATCTTTGGTAAGACTTTTGCCATCACCCAAGGCTTGCTACCACCAGATCGAAAGATGAATCAGGTGCATCGTCTCTTTCATCTCGAGTCTTGGATAGTCATCGGTACTCTGCTGGTCCTTCTTGGCTTGTCGGGCGGCATTTATGGGGTCATGTTTTGGGAACGCCACGGCTTCGGCCCCCTTCTCCCGACGCACGTGATGCGGGTAGCGATACCATCGGGTTTTTCGTTAGCTTTGGGCTCCCAAATTGTTTTGTCAGCTTTCTTCCTAAGCCTGCTGCGAATGGGTCGAAGATGA
- a CDS encoding class I SAM-dependent methyltransferase, which yields MSVLDIAHGGFIYPRRICQLGQTIANLLPANARVLDIGCGDGLLSSQIVKKRSDLVVQGIDVLVRNKTFIPVTEFDGAVIPYANDSFDVAILVDVLHHTDDPTVLLREAKRVSRKGIVIKDHTSNGPMADLRLRFMDWVGNSRHGVILPYNYWPLETWKAQLTRLNLEIETWVSELHLYPWWANWLFGSSLHFIASIR from the coding sequence ATGAGTGTTCTTGATATTGCGCACGGAGGCTTCATTTATCCTCGAAGGATTTGTCAGCTGGGCCAGACCATCGCGAACCTTCTTCCTGCCAACGCTCGCGTCCTCGATATCGGCTGTGGGGATGGACTGCTCTCATCACAAATCGTGAAAAAGAGAAGCGACCTCGTAGTACAGGGTATCGATGTTCTAGTCCGGAACAAAACTTTCATTCCAGTTACTGAATTTGATGGTGCCGTCATTCCCTACGCGAATGATTCCTTTGATGTGGCAATCCTGGTTGACGTTCTGCATCACACAGATGACCCAACAGTTCTACTTCGGGAAGCGAAGCGAGTTTCGCGCAAGGGAATTGTCATCAAGGACCACACCAGCAATGGCCCGATGGCTGATTTGAGACTGCGCTTCATGGATTGGGTCGGCAATTCCCGCCATGGAGTCATTCTCCCTTACAATTATTGGCCGCTCGAAACCTGGAAGGCGCAGCTGACAAGGTTAAATCTCGAAATTGAGACCTGGGTGAGCGAACTCCATCTCTATCCTTGGTGGGCCAACTGGCTATTCGGTAGTTCCCTGCACTTCATCGCCTCTATCCGCTGA
- a CDS encoding SDR family NAD(P)-dependent oxidoreductase, protein MKRIVILGATSTMIQPLLRRMAADGKELLLVARSQERLDAVRSDLRARGAANVLTFEADLTASPDLVYSFAEQCFCDFDTLLLSYGTMLDQGLCQADVEFAARELQTNLISAVVLLTVFARHFEQRRSGVIAGITSVAGDRGRRSNYVYGAAKGGLSIFLQGLRNRMCQYGVRVLTIKPGPVVTAMTADESNMPMIADSEKVARDIYDALESSNSDVIYTPRQWRWIMAMLKLVPERLFKRLPI, encoded by the coding sequence ATGAAGCGAATCGTAATCCTTGGTGCGACGTCCACGATGATCCAGCCATTGCTGCGCAGGATGGCTGCCGATGGCAAGGAGCTCCTACTTGTGGCCAGGTCGCAAGAGCGACTTGACGCTGTGCGCAGTGACTTGAGGGCCCGAGGCGCGGCGAATGTCCTCACCTTTGAGGCGGACTTAACCGCTTCTCCAGATTTGGTTTATTCCTTCGCAGAGCAGTGCTTTTGTGACTTTGACACCCTGTTGCTATCGTATGGAACGATGTTGGATCAAGGGCTTTGCCAAGCAGATGTCGAATTTGCTGCGCGTGAACTGCAGACGAATTTGATCAGCGCAGTGGTCCTGCTTACTGTGTTTGCGAGGCACTTTGAGCAACGGCGCTCGGGCGTGATCGCCGGAATCACCTCTGTCGCCGGGGATCGAGGACGACGGTCCAACTACGTGTATGGCGCAGCAAAGGGTGGGCTGAGTATCTTCTTACAGGGGTTGCGCAACCGAATGTGCCAATATGGGGTGCGCGTACTTACTATCAAACCGGGGCCCGTTGTCACCGCCATGACGGCAGACGAAAGCAACATGCCGATGATTGCTGATTCTGAAAAGGTGGCTCGAGACATCTACGACGCTCTCGAGAGCTCCAACTCTGACGTCATATACACACCCCGTCAGTGGCGCTGGATAATGGCAATGTTGAAGCTTGTCCCCGAACGCCTATTCAAGAGGCTTCCCATCTAG
- a CDS encoding FAD-binding oxidoreductase, whose translation MTTASTLPVREIVSDRSNGSKIERYQSWGRYPKAAHRNVSKIYWRDQLEEALRKAEPESLLAYGMGRSYGDSCLNSDRDLLDCKALNRILDCDWEAGRVCVEAGITLGDLLEVIVPRGWFMPVVPGTKFVTVGGAIANDIHGKNHHRAGTFGCHVKQITLHRSDTSPVVCSPATNSDLLQATIGGLGLTGVIGSAEIQLKRIAGNAIEVETLTFRDLNQFLDLSAASDQSHEYTVAWVDCLSRGGRGIFFRGSHAEKNVSCRSTKITVPFAFPEFGLNRPAVKLFNRAYFGLKARKPGSAVIHYDPFFFPLDSILNWNLLYGRRGLVQYQCVLPAGDAGAVKTIIEAVSKSGEACFLAVLKAFGEIQSPGLLSFPRPGLTLALDLPMRGNRTLALLSRLDELVLANGGALYPAKDARMSSTMFKSGFPNWASLVPYIDPKFSSSFWRRATAE comes from the coding sequence ATGACCACTGCATCTACGCTTCCGGTCCGAGAAATCGTTTCGGATCGTTCCAACGGTTCCAAAATAGAACGATATCAATCCTGGGGCAGATATCCGAAGGCGGCGCACCGGAATGTCTCAAAGATCTACTGGCGCGACCAACTGGAGGAGGCTCTGCGGAAGGCCGAACCGGAGTCGCTCTTAGCCTATGGCATGGGACGAAGCTATGGCGACTCGTGTCTGAATTCAGATCGCGATCTGTTGGATTGCAAAGCTCTCAATCGCATACTCGATTGTGATTGGGAGGCTGGACGCGTTTGCGTTGAAGCTGGAATTACGCTCGGTGATCTTCTGGAAGTAATAGTCCCCCGAGGCTGGTTCATGCCAGTGGTTCCCGGCACGAAGTTTGTGACTGTGGGCGGAGCCATAGCGAACGACATCCACGGAAAGAATCACCATCGCGCTGGAACATTCGGATGTCACGTCAAGCAGATCACACTGCACCGATCGGATACATCTCCGGTGGTGTGTTCTCCGGCAACAAATTCTGATCTGCTTCAAGCCACCATCGGAGGCTTGGGCCTGACCGGAGTTATCGGATCCGCGGAGATACAACTCAAGCGCATTGCCGGCAACGCCATCGAAGTCGAAACTCTTACATTCCGCGATCTGAATCAGTTTCTCGATCTTTCGGCAGCAAGCGATCAGAGCCATGAATATACAGTTGCCTGGGTTGATTGCTTGTCGCGCGGTGGGCGCGGAATCTTTTTCCGCGGTAGCCATGCGGAAAAGAACGTCTCCTGTCGATCAACTAAGATAACGGTTCCGTTTGCGTTTCCGGAATTCGGGCTAAACCGACCGGCGGTTAAGCTTTTCAATCGCGCCTACTTCGGACTCAAGGCCCGCAAGCCTGGTTCGGCAGTCATACACTACGATCCCTTCTTCTTCCCACTCGATTCGATCCTGAATTGGAATCTTCTCTACGGAAGACGAGGACTAGTTCAATACCAATGCGTGTTGCCGGCTGGCGATGCCGGGGCCGTGAAGACGATCATTGAGGCTGTATCAAAGTCCGGAGAGGCGTGTTTTCTCGCTGTGCTCAAAGCTTTTGGCGAAATCCAGTCACCAGGACTGCTCTCCTTTCCTCGGCCAGGCCTGACGCTGGCCCTAGATCTACCCATGCGCGGTAATCGTACGCTGGCATTGCTCTCTCGACTCGACGAGCTAGTGTTGGCCAACGGCGGAGCGCTCTATCCAGCAAAAGACGCGCGAATGTCGTCTACCATGTTTAAGAGCGGATTCCCGAACTGGGCGAGTCTTGTGCCCTATATCGATCCCAAATTCTCGTCCTCGTTCTGGCGACGGGCAACGGCAGAGTAG
- a CDS encoding UbiA family prenyltransferase: protein MSIHQGVPELVEPGFHEGSLRDPAKPPVLCVDLDGTLIKSDLFFESILLLLKQKPWSILLILWWSLRGRSFLKRQLATKTPLAVEKLPYRQEVVEFVRSERESGRQTLLVTAADQSMAEAIAAHLGQFDGVYGSDGAVNLKGGAKAGFLAGMLGRGNFDYIGDSHADLPVWSVARFAYVVGSPRMAKRVSRKTPVARLFEVTQPSFGAWLHSIRLLHWTKNLLVLLPVLFAHNFAWAAWRDSLVGFALFGGCASGLYVLNDLLDLHSDRLHPAKSKRPFAAGEFPLWVGVLESTLLVGCSLLISVFLDFRFAAALLGYAVLTVAYSWKLKRVPLLDVFVLSSFYTVRIWAGSLISGIPVSDWLMAFSLFFFLSLAMAKRHSELERASKLVEDGNSGRGYVIKDRELLAMFGTASSFAAVVILCLYARSPVVNSLYGSSTELLWLCPLVLYWLTRVWLLAGRGELDHDPVMFAVRDRTSWVLATLAVAVLMIGGFHTR from the coding sequence ATGAGTATCCACCAAGGCGTCCCCGAGCTTGTAGAACCTGGATTTCATGAGGGTTCACTCCGTGATCCGGCCAAGCCGCCGGTTCTTTGCGTTGATCTCGACGGGACGCTCATCAAATCCGACCTCTTTTTTGAATCGATTCTCCTGCTCCTCAAACAAAAGCCATGGTCCATTCTGCTGATCCTGTGGTGGAGCCTTCGCGGCCGTTCGTTCCTAAAGCGTCAGCTAGCAACCAAGACGCCGCTGGCGGTCGAGAAGCTTCCGTATCGTCAAGAGGTTGTGGAGTTCGTTCGTAGCGAGCGCGAATCTGGGCGGCAAACGCTGCTGGTGACGGCTGCGGATCAAAGCATGGCCGAGGCAATTGCGGCTCATTTAGGCCAATTCGACGGCGTTTACGGCAGTGACGGAGCGGTGAATCTAAAGGGAGGAGCGAAGGCCGGATTTCTAGCAGGCATGCTCGGGAGGGGCAACTTCGACTACATCGGGGATTCTCATGCCGACCTGCCGGTTTGGAGCGTAGCCAGGTTCGCATATGTAGTGGGAAGTCCGCGAATGGCCAAGAGAGTTTCCCGCAAGACGCCGGTTGCACGACTCTTCGAAGTTACTCAACCCTCATTTGGCGCATGGCTGCACTCGATACGTCTCTTGCATTGGACCAAGAACCTGTTGGTGTTGTTGCCGGTCTTATTTGCGCATAACTTCGCCTGGGCCGCATGGAGAGACAGTCTCGTTGGATTCGCCTTGTTCGGCGGATGTGCTTCAGGTCTCTATGTCCTCAACGACCTGCTCGACCTGCATTCTGATCGATTACATCCAGCCAAAAGCAAACGTCCCTTTGCTGCAGGAGAATTTCCGTTGTGGGTTGGAGTGCTGGAGTCAACACTGCTAGTCGGCTGTTCACTGCTCATCTCTGTGTTCCTCGATTTCCGATTTGCCGCAGCGTTGCTCGGATACGCCGTACTCACGGTTGCCTATTCCTGGAAGCTGAAGAGAGTGCCGTTGCTGGATGTGTTCGTTCTCTCCAGCTTCTACACAGTTCGTATATGGGCGGGGAGCCTGATCTCCGGTATTCCGGTATCGGACTGGCTCATGGCATTCTCTTTGTTTTTTTTCCTGAGTCTGGCAATGGCTAAACGCCATTCGGAGTTGGAGCGCGCAAGTAAGCTGGTGGAAGACGGAAACTCTGGTCGCGGATATGTCATAAAGGACCGTGAGCTGCTTGCGATGTTCGGAACTGCCAGCAGCTTTGCCGCGGTAGTGATTCTTTGTCTTTACGCTCGCAGTCCGGTCGTGAACTCGTTGTACGGAAGCTCAACTGAATTGCTGTGGCTGTGTCCTTTAGTGCTTTATTGGCTTACTCGAGTGTGGCTCCTCGCCGGACGCGGAGAGCTTGATCATGATCCTGTGATGTTCGCGGTGCGCGATCGCACCAGTTGGGTACTTGCTACGCTGGCAGTGGCCGTGCTTATGATTGGTGGATTTCATACAAGATGA
- a CDS encoding pitrilysin family protein: MVQELRNVRREVLPNGLTILTEEMQQIRSTSIGIWIKTGSRHEESERNGISHFVEHMLFKGTTSRSAQDIARQVDSIGGNMDAFTAKECICFNIKILDEHLPIAMDILSDLVLNPVFAAKDILRERGVILEEIKMDEDSPDYLVHEIFTQSFWKDHPLGKPILGTKETVRKFEQTMLFDYYGGFFYPGNMIIAAAGSLNHERFAELVRQKFSQLKAKQNGFKQTAPQTFSKIIARNKKSLEQVQICMGVPALQIADDRRYVAYVLNTLLGGGMSSRLFQNIRENQGLCYAIYSDLNSYRDTGCLSVFAGTSQEWAPKVVESVVGEFRNLKTESVSEEELSRAKAQLKGSLMLSLESSTARMSNLARQEMYFDRFFSLDEIIERIESVSADQLQEMAQDLFQQNKIAVTVLGNLDGLKIVPEQLAC; encoded by the coding sequence ATGGTTCAAGAGCTAAGAAACGTGCGTCGGGAAGTGTTGCCGAATGGCCTCACGATCCTGACCGAAGAGATGCAGCAGATTCGTTCTACGTCCATCGGGATATGGATAAAGACCGGTTCGCGTCACGAAGAATCTGAGCGCAATGGCATCTCTCATTTTGTGGAGCACATGTTATTTAAGGGCACGACCAGCCGCTCTGCCCAAGATATTGCGCGCCAGGTTGACTCAATCGGCGGCAACATGGATGCGTTCACGGCCAAGGAATGCATCTGCTTCAACATCAAAATCCTCGATGAGCACCTGCCCATCGCGATGGATATCCTCAGCGACCTGGTGCTTAACCCCGTCTTCGCCGCGAAAGATATTCTCCGCGAACGGGGTGTGATCCTGGAAGAAATCAAAATGGACGAAGATAGCCCGGATTATCTCGTCCACGAGATCTTCACCCAGAGTTTTTGGAAGGATCACCCGCTTGGCAAACCGATTCTAGGAACAAAAGAAACCGTCCGGAAGTTCGAACAGACAATGTTATTCGACTACTACGGCGGCTTTTTCTATCCCGGAAACATGATCATTGCGGCTGCGGGAAGCTTGAATCATGAACGCTTTGCTGAGTTGGTCCGCCAGAAATTCTCCCAGTTGAAGGCCAAGCAGAACGGTTTTAAACAAACTGCGCCGCAGACTTTCTCCAAAATTATTGCGCGTAACAAGAAATCTCTTGAGCAAGTGCAAATCTGCATGGGAGTGCCGGCGCTGCAGATCGCCGATGACCGCCGCTACGTTGCGTACGTGCTGAATACGCTACTTGGCGGCGGAATGAGCTCGAGATTGTTCCAGAACATTCGCGAGAATCAGGGGCTGTGCTATGCGATCTACAGCGATTTGAACTCATATCGCGATACCGGCTGTCTGTCCGTATTCGCGGGAACCTCCCAGGAATGGGCCCCAAAAGTCGTGGAATCGGTGGTCGGAGAGTTCCGCAATTTGAAGACAGAGTCGGTTTCTGAAGAGGAGCTCAGCAGGGCTAAAGCGCAATTAAAAGGGAGCCTGATGCTGAGTTTGGAGTCCTCCACTGCGCGTATGTCAAATCTTGCGCGGCAGGAGATGTACTTCGATCGCTTCTTTTCGCTCGACGAGATTATTGAGCGGATCGAGAGCGTATCGGCCGACCAGCTTCAGGAGATGGCTCAAGACCTGTTCCAACAGAACAAAATCGCCGTAACCGTCCTCGGGAATCTGGACGGTTTGAAGATTGTGCCCGAGCAACTAGCCTGCTGA
- the rlmN gene encoding 23S rRNA (adenine(2503)-C(2))-methyltransferase RlmN, translating to MSMQNELLNLSNQELTALVTRLGHPGFRARQVADAIFRQRRESLSDVSNLPSALKSQIAEEGLSVGFPRIDQKFTSVDGTTRYLMAFTDGESVETVWMPEGDSGEAGDGTEAGQEELVQLNYEGIPRLARHVLNSNAESRHRKPRSAAKSSVGASRSRATICVSSQVGCAVNCQFCLTALLGVKRNLTPGEIVGQVLAVLRDHSVSLDRERMNIVFMGMGEPFLNYDNFMKAVRLLVEEVGFPESRMTVSTSGIVPRILDFGKETIRPKLAISLNAPDNTIRERIMPITRKWNVEALLDAAHQFPLRPRERLTFEYVLLEGVNDAHEHALEVARRVEGIRCKVNLIAFNPGPGVSYTMPVHERVLAFQSVLADAGVPVFIRRPRGRDIYAACGQLKRTVS from the coding sequence ATGTCCATGCAGAACGAACTATTAAACCTCTCGAATCAAGAGCTTACGGCTCTGGTTACGAGGCTTGGACATCCTGGATTCCGGGCGCGCCAGGTAGCAGACGCCATCTTCCGACAGCGCCGAGAATCGCTTTCTGACGTGTCCAACCTACCGTCGGCTCTTAAGTCTCAGATTGCCGAAGAAGGACTGTCCGTCGGATTTCCACGAATCGATCAGAAATTCACCTCTGTCGATGGAACGACCCGATATCTGATGGCATTTACCGACGGCGAGTCTGTGGAGACCGTCTGGATGCCGGAGGGTGACTCTGGCGAGGCCGGTGATGGCACCGAGGCTGGTCAGGAGGAGCTTGTCCAGCTGAACTACGAAGGGATTCCCCGCCTAGCCCGTCACGTCTTGAACTCGAACGCTGAATCTCGGCACCGAAAGCCCAGGTCTGCGGCGAAGAGTTCGGTAGGAGCGAGCAGATCGAGGGCAACGATCTGCGTTTCTTCCCAGGTTGGCTGTGCCGTAAATTGCCAGTTCTGCCTTACGGCCTTGCTCGGCGTGAAACGCAACCTAACGCCGGGCGAAATTGTCGGACAGGTTCTCGCCGTTCTCCGCGATCACTCCGTCAGCTTAGACCGGGAGCGGATGAACATCGTCTTCATGGGAATGGGTGAGCCGTTTCTCAACTACGACAACTTTATGAAGGCCGTTCGTCTGTTGGTCGAGGAGGTTGGGTTCCCGGAATCGCGGATGACAGTATCTACGTCGGGTATCGTGCCGAGGATTCTCGATTTTGGAAAAGAGACGATTCGTCCGAAGCTCGCCATCTCGCTGAATGCGCCGGACAACACGATTCGAGAGCGCATCATGCCCATCACGCGAAAATGGAACGTTGAAGCCTTGCTGGATGCAGCTCACCAATTTCCGCTGCGTCCACGCGAGCGCCTTACTTTCGAGTACGTGCTCCTTGAAGGTGTGAATGACGCTCACGAGCATGCTCTGGAAGTCGCGCGTCGCGTAGAAGGTATCCGCTGCAAAGTGAACCTCATTGCCTTCAACCCAGGACCTGGCGTGAGCTACACCATGCCTGTACACGAGCGTGTACTCGCCTTTCAAAGCGTCCTAGCCGACGCAGGTGTGCCGGTGTTTATTCGGCGTCCTCGCGGTCGAGACATCTACGCCGCATGCGGGCAGCTGAAGCGTACAGTTTCCTGA